In Bombina bombina isolate aBomBom1 chromosome 6, aBomBom1.pri, whole genome shotgun sequence, a single genomic region encodes these proteins:
- the SRA1 gene encoding steroid receptor RNA activator 1 has protein sequence MGRVDLGTGKGGGDMAELYVKPGNREKGWNDPPQFSYGLQNQPGSGKRTALNKRVPVPLQGSPPAVPISQSLPSSTPPKMPPASLASSVGAPPTGQVVSPLRAEGVKQFSNQSESECDINVKDILAPLSETLDACKDLITKQVFNDISRRLKVLEEMWNSEKLSSPVRKRMSILVKELKCQNWDSADEIHRSLMVDHVTEVSQWMVGVKRLIAEARNLPEDHLVTKDETPEASCEHEVKQDK, from the exons ATGGGCAGAGTCGATCTGGGAACTGGGAAGGGAGGAGGTGACATGGCTGAGCTGTATGTGAAGCCGG GTAACCGGGAGAAGGGCTGGAATGATCCTCCACAGTTTTCATATGGGCTTCAAAACCAGCCAGGGAGTGGCAAACGCACAGCGCTAAATAAAAGGGTGCCTGTACCTTTACAGGGCTCCCCTCCAGCAG TTCCTATTTCACAGTCCCTTCCATCATCCACTCCTCCAAAGATGCCACCGGCCAGCCTGGCAAGTAGTGTTGGAGCTCCACCCACTGGACAAGTTGTCTCACCTCTGAGAGCAGAAGGAGTAAAGCAGTTTTCTAACCAGTCTGAATCGGAGTGTGACATTAATGTAAAGGATATTTTAGCACCACTAAGTGAAACCCTAGACGCCTGTAAGGATCTAATCACG AAACAAGTTTTTAATGACATAAGTCGGAGGCTGAAAGTGCTTGAAGAAATGTGGAACAGTGAAAAATTATCTTCTCCTGTACGCAAGAGAATGAGTATCCTAGTAAAAG AGCTAAAATGTCAGAACTGGGATTCTGCTGACGAGATTCATAGGTCTCTTATGGTGGATCATGTCACTGAAGTTAGCCAGTGGATGGTTGGAGTAAAACGTttaattgctgaagcaagaaaccTTCCTGAAGATCATTTAGTGACTAAAGACGAGACACCAGAAGCCTCTTGCGAACATGAAGTTAAGCAGGACAAATAA